One stretch of Mesotoga infera DNA includes these proteins:
- a CDS encoding amino acid ABC transporter ATP-binding protein produces MNERKVILKLSKLTKSFDAQAVLKDVSFEVKEGDVIAVLGASGAGKTTLLRCINNLITPDKGEVSFKGTQVQRTKHSIRAFRSRVGFVFQRFNLISHLKIIDNVALPLVKVKNMSWADARKAAEIQLGQVGLADKLNNHPSQLSGGQQQRVGIARALVMNPDIVLLDEPTSALDPSLVGEVMRVIRRLSSEGRTMIIVTHEVEFAKHIANRVIFLKNGEVSADCSPDEFFDSMSEEIAEFLTDLSAIV; encoded by the coding sequence ATGAATGAAAGGAAAGTAATACTGAAACTCTCGAAACTGACCAAGTCCTTCGATGCCCAGGCAGTTCTCAAGGATGTTTCCTTTGAGGTCAAGGAGGGAGACGTGATTGCCGTACTCGGCGCTTCCGGCGCAGGAAAGACTACTCTTCTCCGCTGTATCAACAATCTAATCACTCCCGACAAGGGCGAGGTATCCTTTAAAGGTACTCAGGTTCAGAGAACGAAGCATTCGATAAGGGCCTTCAGGTCAAGAGTTGGATTCGTATTTCAGAGATTCAATTTGATAAGTCACCTCAAAATCATCGACAATGTTGCGCTGCCTCTTGTCAAAGTTAAAAACATGAGTTGGGCCGATGCCAGAAAGGCCGCCGAGATTCAGTTAGGTCAAGTCGGCCTCGCCGACAAACTGAACAATCACCCGTCGCAGCTTTCAGGAGGCCAACAGCAGAGAGTGGGCATTGCCAGAGCGCTAGTCATGAATCCCGATATCGTACTCCTGGACGAACCTACTTCTGCTCTCGATCCGTCACTCGTCGGTGAGGTCATGAGGGTAATCAGACGGCTTTCCTCGGAAGGCAGAACCATGATTATTGTCACGCACGAAGTTGAATTTGCAAAGCATATTGCCAATCGTGTAATCTTCTTGAAAAACGGTGAAGTCTCCGCGGATTGCAGTCCAGATGAGTTTTTCGACTCAATGTCCGAGGAAATAGCAGAGTTCTTGACAGACCTTTCGGCAATTGTGTAG